A single region of the Moritella sp. Urea-trap-13 genome encodes:
- the malT gene encoding HTH-type transcriptional regulator MalT encodes MWITSKLNRPTRLHNSITRTRILGHLQEAAFNKLVLFRSPAGYGKTTMAAQWLKDHNQVGWFNIDETDNDTFRFVNYFIQAINKVTEQSCLNSQALAERRQYSSLPNLFSELFAELANYQSEFYLVLDDYHCINNDEIHEGLRFFLKYMPANCTLVVTSRTLPPLNTANLRIRDLLIELDSELLAFDDLEVAQFFEQRIGCSMSDAEIQALQQKIEGWPSALQLIALQVKQKQHSVAESTEWISQIKQSHLWDYLAEEVFDLLDEPLQVFLMQCSVFTIFNTSLITEFFDNEAANNLLESLDKHGLFLHSLEGEQHWYRFHNLFADFLKHQRHTKLAQSSKQLHKDAARAWLKHDNPQQALFHAQRAKDSSLTAEILLAHGWHMFNQGELENLETTISLLQSDTLYQSPRLPLLRAWLAQSQHSYDQVGDLLAQALIELTQRNIELSITQQGEFNALRAQVAINQNNPELALQLAENALEQLDPSNYRSRIVATSVIGEVNHVLGHLDRALSMMQQAERMARQYHTYPQALWSLLQQSEILIAQGHIQSAFDLLDSADQLADKQHLQQLPLYEFLQRIRSQIYWRWNHLDLAEEFAHKGLNVLPKYCQSKYLQSYAILARVHISRGELDKAGRYIDLCGELIDQSDYHADWIANANFSQLLYWQAKDNNTAIEKWLVQSKPVADSACNHFTQRHGRNIARAYMLTENYNQALQTLAHLQQAASQHQLLFEQQKNATLEAVIYSQADDQEQALSKLQTALTLANTTSSICDFLIDSKVIAELLNRLLKQGNMAELARYRAEKLLAEMSIKRHNRAVYFDKAFVHKLLNNQDVPELIRTSPLTHREWQVLGLIYSRYSNEQISIELDVASTTIKTHIRNLYQKLNIANRREAIETAENLLKMIGY; translated from the coding sequence ATGTGGATAACATCAAAATTAAATCGCCCAACTCGCTTACACAATTCGATTACCCGCACCCGCATTTTAGGTCATCTTCAAGAAGCTGCATTTAATAAATTAGTCTTATTTCGTTCACCTGCCGGTTACGGTAAAACCACCATGGCCGCCCAGTGGCTAAAAGACCACAACCAAGTTGGCTGGTTCAATATCGATGAAACCGATAACGATACCTTTCGTTTTGTGAACTATTTTATTCAAGCAATTAACAAGGTTACCGAGCAATCCTGCCTCAATTCGCAAGCACTGGCTGAACGTCGCCAATATAGCTCGCTACCAAATTTGTTTAGTGAACTGTTTGCCGAACTGGCTAATTATCAAAGTGAGTTCTATCTGGTACTCGATGATTATCACTGTATTAACAATGACGAGATCCATGAAGGTCTACGTTTCTTCCTTAAATACATGCCAGCGAACTGCACGTTAGTCGTCACCAGTCGTACCTTACCGCCGCTTAATACCGCTAACTTACGTATTCGCGATCTGCTCATTGAACTAGACAGCGAACTGTTAGCATTTGATGATCTAGAAGTAGCACAATTTTTTGAACAACGTATTGGCTGTAGTATGAGTGATGCCGAGATCCAAGCATTGCAGCAAAAAATCGAAGGCTGGCCGTCGGCATTACAATTAATAGCTCTGCAAGTAAAACAGAAACAGCACAGTGTCGCTGAATCGACCGAGTGGATATCGCAAATCAAGCAATCTCATCTGTGGGACTATTTAGCCGAAGAAGTATTTGATTTATTGGATGAGCCATTACAAGTATTTTTAATGCAGTGCTCAGTCTTTACCATTTTCAATACCAGTTTAATCACTGAGTTCTTTGATAATGAAGCGGCCAATAATTTACTCGAATCATTAGACAAACACGGGTTATTCCTGCATTCCCTCGAAGGTGAGCAGCACTGGTATCGATTCCACAATCTGTTTGCTGATTTTTTGAAACACCAACGTCATACCAAGCTAGCCCAAAGTAGCAAACAGTTACATAAAGATGCCGCGCGCGCTTGGTTAAAACATGATAATCCCCAGCAAGCCCTGTTCCATGCCCAACGTGCTAAAGACAGTAGCCTAACCGCAGAGATCTTATTAGCACACGGTTGGCACATGTTTAATCAAGGTGAATTAGAGAACTTAGAAACCACCATCAGTCTATTACAGTCGGATACCTTATATCAAAGTCCGCGCCTGCCGTTATTACGTGCTTGGTTAGCCCAAAGTCAACACAGTTATGATCAAGTTGGCGATTTATTGGCGCAAGCATTAATCGAATTAACACAGCGTAATATCGAGCTTAGCATAACCCAGCAAGGCGAATTCAATGCCCTGCGCGCGCAAGTAGCGATAAACCAGAACAACCCCGAGTTAGCCCTGCAACTGGCTGAAAATGCGCTAGAACAGTTAGACCCGAGCAATTACCGTAGCCGCATTGTCGCCACCTCGGTGATTGGTGAAGTAAACCATGTACTCGGTCATTTAGACCGCGCCTTATCCATGATGCAACAAGCAGAACGTATGGCGCGTCAGTACCATACTTACCCGCAAGCCTTATGGTCGCTGTTACAACAAAGTGAGATCTTAATTGCCCAAGGTCATATCCAATCGGCGTTTGATCTACTCGATAGCGCAGACCAACTGGCTGACAAGCAGCATCTGCAACAGCTGCCTCTGTATGAATTTTTGCAACGTATTCGCAGTCAAATCTATTGGCGCTGGAATCATTTAGACCTCGCCGAAGAGTTTGCCCATAAAGGCTTAAATGTACTGCCGAAGTATTGCCAATCTAAGTATTTACAATCGTATGCCATCTTAGCGCGCGTGCATATTTCACGTGGTGAATTGGATAAAGCCGGTCGTTATATCGACCTGTGTGGTGAGCTTATCGACCAGTCTGATTACCATGCCGATTGGATAGCCAATGCTAACTTCTCCCAATTGTTATATTGGCAAGCGAAGGACAATAACACCGCGATTGAAAAATGGTTAGTACAAAGTAAACCTGTGGCAGACAGTGCTTGTAATCACTTTACCCAACGTCACGGCCGTAATATCGCCCGTGCTTATATGCTAACCGAGAATTATAACCAAGCGCTGCAGACGTTAGCGCATTTACAACAAGCAGCAAGCCAACATCAACTGCTGTTTGAACAACAAAAAAACGCCACGCTAGAAGCTGTCATTTACAGTCAGGCAGATGATCAAGAGCAAGCACTAAGCAAATTACAAACTGCACTGACCTTGGCTAATACCACTAGCTCAATTTGTGATTTCTTAATTGATTCAAAAGTGATTGCTGAATTACTTAACCGCTTATTGAAACAAGGTAATATGGCGGAGTTAGCACGCTATCGCGCCGAAAAATTACTCGCAGAGATGTCGATAAAACGTCACAACCGAGCGGTTTATTTTGATAAGGCGTTTGTACATAAACTATTAAATAATCAAGATGTGCCAGAACTGATACGCACTAGCCCACTGACCCACCGTGAATGGCAAGTACTTGGCTTGATTTACTCGCGTTATAGCAATGAACAGATCTCGATAGAGTTGGACGTGGCATCAACAACCATCAAAACCCATATTCGTAATCTGTATCAGAAGTTGAATATTGCTAATCGTAGAGAGGCTATTGAAACTGCAGAGAACTTATTGAAGATGATTGGCTATTAG
- a CDS encoding ferric reductase-like transmembrane domain-containing protein yields the protein MKSIHYAFIAILTTSLALWLGTEHALSTPLHFWPLRKTIIYGSGIIAIIAMSFATLLAIRHFFSDSFLDGLDKRYKLHKWLGITGFVAAVTHWLFIKAPKWLVDLDILIKPIKNKHGNGESLSWFANFFDYQRHFAKDIGEWAFYALIILVLMMLSKKITYKLARQSHKLMPVIYLVLVYHSIVLMKMADWFTPLGIFLMLVLVVGSISACIALLGKIGHSKQAHGEISTLQHYTDNKVLAVTIKLTTPWTGHDAGQYAFVTFDKKEGPHPFSITSSWDESGEISFNIKQIGDYVNTLPHSLAIGDHVVVEGPYGNFNLDSGKQQHIWIAGGIGIAPFLSQLDNLASQQQQADITLFYTTNMPDEAFIQQLHKRCEQAGVILHIIDTNQRGMLTAAEIATAINNYATTDVWFCGPAKFGHVLKSYFVKAGLAQHDFHQEAFDMR from the coding sequence ATGAAATCTATTCACTATGCTTTTATTGCAATTTTAACTACTTCCTTAGCACTCTGGTTAGGCACTGAACATGCGCTATCCACGCCGCTACACTTTTGGCCCCTGCGTAAAACCATTATCTATGGTTCAGGTATTATCGCGATCATCGCGATGTCGTTCGCGACCTTATTAGCCATTAGACATTTCTTTTCTGATTCCTTCCTTGATGGTCTGGATAAACGTTATAAATTGCATAAATGGCTGGGGATCACCGGATTCGTTGCCGCGGTGACGCATTGGTTATTTATCAAAGCGCCAAAATGGTTAGTTGATTTAGACATACTGATCAAGCCAATCAAAAACAAACACGGCAACGGTGAAAGCCTGTCTTGGTTTGCCAATTTTTTCGACTACCAGCGCCACTTTGCTAAAGACATTGGCGAGTGGGCATTCTATGCCTTGATTATCTTGGTGTTGATGATGCTGAGCAAAAAAATAACCTATAAACTCGCACGCCAAAGTCATAAGTTAATGCCTGTCATTTACCTAGTACTCGTTTATCATTCGATTGTATTGATGAAGATGGCTGATTGGTTTACTCCACTAGGTATTTTTCTGATGTTGGTATTAGTCGTCGGCAGCATAAGCGCCTGCATAGCCTTGCTCGGTAAGATAGGTCATTCGAAACAAGCCCATGGCGAGATAAGCACGCTGCAACATTATACTGATAACAAGGTGCTCGCGGTGACCATCAAACTCACCACCCCGTGGACCGGTCATGATGCAGGCCAATATGCCTTTGTGACATTTGATAAGAAGGAAGGTCCGCACCCCTTTTCAATTACCTCAAGCTGGGATGAAAGTGGTGAGATCAGCTTTAATATCAAGCAGATTGGCGATTACGTTAATACCTTGCCTCACAGCCTCGCCATTGGTGACCACGTGGTTGTAGAAGGCCCCTATGGTAATTTTAATCTCGACAGTGGCAAGCAACAACATATCTGGATTGCAGGCGGTATCGGCATAGCGCCATTTTTATCACAGCTGGACAATTTAGCAAGCCAACAACAGCAAGCGGATATCACGCTCTTTTACACCACTAACATGCCAGATGAGGCCTTTATTCAGCAGTTACATAAGCGTTGTGAACAAGCTGGCGTCATCTTACACATTATTGATACCAACCAACGTGGCATGCTGACGGCCGCAGAAATAGCTACTGCAATTAATAATTACGCCACTACCGATGTTTGGTTTTGTGGCCCAGCCAAATTCGGCCATGTACTAAAATCATATTTTGTTAAGGCAGGTTTAGCGCAGCATGATTTTCATCAAGAAGCATTTGATATGCGTTAA
- a CDS encoding DUF3297 family protein: MNDIKQKPALPDRLSGNPRSPHHNAEVFEHEIGIMLNGKERFDVEEYCISEGWVKAPSHKALDRRGQPLMMTVKGTVEAFYCEDVSVEE, encoded by the coding sequence ATGAACGATATTAAACAGAAACCAGCTTTACCAGATCGCCTTTCAGGTAATCCACGCAGCCCACACCACAACGCTGAAGTTTTCGAACACGAAATTGGTATTATGCTTAACGGCAAAGAACGTTTCGATGTTGAAGAATATTGCATCAGTGAAGGTTGGGTAAAAGCACCATCACATAAAGCGTTGGACCGTCGTGGCCAACCACTTATGATGACTGTAAAAGGTACTGTTGAAGCGTTCTATTGTGAAGACGTATCAGTAGAAGAATAG
- a CDS encoding ferric reductase-like transmembrane domain-containing protein, which yields MKSIHYVLIAILTASLALWLGTEHALSTPLHFWPLRKSIIYGSGIIAIIAMSFGTLLAIRHLFSDSFLDGLDKRYKLHKWLGIAGFVAAVTHWLFIKAPKWLVDLDMLIKPIKNKNNNDETLSWFAHFFDLQRHFAKDIGEWAFYALVILIIIMLSKKITYKLARKSHKLMAIVYLVMVYHSIVLMKMADWFTPLGIFLSLALVVGSISALIALFGKIGHSKQAHGQISTLQHYTDNKVLAVTVKLATPWAGHTAGQFAFVTFDKKEGPHPFSITSNWDGSGDISFNIKQIGDYVNTLPSCLAVGDKVVVEGPYGNFNISSDKQQHIWIAGGIGIAPFLSKLDCLASQQHKPDITLYYTTNMPDDSFIQQLNERCQQAGVTVHIINTQQRRLTATEISAAINNINSTDVWFCGPAKFGNILKSHFVKQGLPQADFHQEIFDMR from the coding sequence ATGAAATCAATTCATTATGTTTTAATCGCAATTTTAACCGCTTCATTAGCACTCTGGTTAGGCACGGAACATGCGTTATCAACCCCCCTCCACTTTTGGCCGCTGCGTAAATCCATTATTTATGGCTCTGGTATTATTGCGATAATAGCGATGTCATTTGGTACTTTATTGGCCATTAGGCATTTATTCTCTGATTCCTTCCTCGACGGTCTCGATAAACGTTATAAATTGCATAAATGGCTGGGGATCGCCGGATTCGTGGCCGCAGTAACCCATTGGTTATTTATCAAAGCACCTAAATGGTTAGTTGATTTAGATATGCTGATCAAGCCAATCAAAAATAAAAATAACAACGATGAAACCTTGTCTTGGTTTGCGCATTTTTTCGACCTGCAACGACATTTTGCTAAAGACATTGGCGAGTGGGCATTTTATGCGCTAGTGATCTTGATTATCATCATGTTGAGCAAAAAAATAACCTATAAACTCGCGCGTAAAAGTCATAAGTTAATGGCCATCGTTTACCTCGTCATGGTTTATCATTCGATTGTATTGATGAAAATGGCAGATTGGTTTACCCCGCTGGGCATTTTTCTCAGCTTGGCATTAGTGGTTGGCAGCATAAGTGCCCTGATTGCCTTATTCGGTAAAATTGGTCATTCAAAACAAGCTCATGGCCAAATCAGCACATTGCAGCATTATACCGATAATAAAGTACTCGCGGTGACGGTCAAACTAGCAACCCCGTGGGCGGGTCATACTGCCGGACAATTTGCATTTGTTACATTTGATAAAAAGGAAGGCCCGCACCCATTTTCAATCACCTCAAACTGGGATGGCAGTGGGGATATCAGCTTTAACATTAAACAGATTGGTGATTACGTTAATACTTTACCTAGCTGCTTAGCCGTGGGTGATAAGGTAGTGGTAGAAGGCCCCTATGGTAACTTTAATATCAGCAGTGATAAGCAACAACATATCTGGATCGCAGGCGGCATCGGCATTGCACCCTTTTTATCAAAACTGGACTGTTTAGCCAGCCAACAACATAAACCGGATATTACCTTGTATTACACCACCAACATGCCCGACGACTCATTTATTCAACAGTTAAATGAGCGTTGTCAGCAAGCTGGCGTCACCGTACATATCATTAATACCCAACAACGTAGGTTAACAGCCACAGAAATATCCGCTGCAATTAATAATATTAACAGCACCGATGTTTGGTTTTGTGGCCCTGCAAAATTTGGCAATATACTAAAATCACACTTTGTTAAACAAGGCTTACCGCAAGCTGATTTTCACCAAGAGATATTTGATATGCGCTAA
- a CDS encoding response regulator — MINIAVVVYINIEKTIATAKWVEHTHAVTAKSHELVTLMLDMETGERGYLITGKSVFLKPYYNAKYMWIEHIDNLKILVSDNSSQVARIIQIDQLQKLWLEQAAEVEIAARRQVKNEDSLSVVTPLIEKETGKKIIDEIRAIKNSFIEEEQSLLLKRQNKALTTATETKQLIVIGTLISIILSTIITLLTSTSILSNLKKLLIGTKKITEGDFDVEIKVTSKDELFILAESFNTMSSTLKQSITKMESALQVKGEFLASMSHEIRTPMNGVLGMLDLLLGSKLDKEQYYKAYIAQSSAQSLLIIINDILDFSKIEAGKLTVENIPFNLRKTLEEITESLAFQVHQKELELVLDIVSVGNVPITGDAHRLRQILTNLIGNAIKFTDAGEVIVRAATEPLDNGNLQLTCHIIDTGIGIPADKQASLFKSFTQADSSITRQYGGTGLGLTISQRLAELMSGSVNMTSEVDKGSCFTLTIPFNVTNEQPVVVPYINLSGLNILIVDDNATSRKVLRGLLEGWGAVVVEAINGKQALQISVARLEQLDENCFDIAFLDMKMPDMDGAELGTKLQNNNAFSKMKLILMTSIDELGESESFSNVGFSDYFVKPVTTSDLVSTLARIRENDASLKPIQLLAPSYDIKSVKQKKATEKPYWLNAPRILLVEDNKVNQLVAKSILVKYNLTVDIANHGEEALSKLRVCHYDLVFMDCQMPTMDGFEASNRIRSGDAGKSNSDIVIVAMTASAMLGDKDKCFNVGMSDYLSKPIDNQKLEGVLTKWLKPENSDDDSMNNYY; from the coding sequence ATGATAAATATTGCTGTCGTGGTTTACATTAATATTGAAAAAACCATCGCCACCGCAAAATGGGTTGAACACACTCATGCTGTTACAGCCAAAAGCCATGAATTAGTTACACTTATGTTAGATATGGAAACGGGTGAACGAGGATATTTAATAACTGGAAAATCAGTGTTTTTAAAACCTTATTATAACGCCAAATACATGTGGATAGAGCATATTGATAATCTCAAAATATTGGTTTCAGATAACAGCTCTCAGGTAGCACGAATTATACAAATAGATCAGTTACAAAAATTATGGTTAGAACAAGCCGCTGAAGTAGAAATAGCAGCGAGGCGGCAGGTCAAGAATGAAGACTCTTTGAGTGTCGTTACACCATTAATTGAAAAAGAGACCGGGAAAAAGATAATTGATGAAATTAGAGCCATTAAAAATAGCTTTATAGAAGAAGAACAAAGCTTACTTCTTAAGCGTCAAAACAAAGCCTTAACTACTGCCACTGAGACTAAGCAATTAATTGTTATTGGCACCCTCATTTCTATTATTTTATCCACTATCATTACGCTATTAACGTCAACTAGCATACTTAGCAATCTCAAAAAACTACTCATTGGTACAAAAAAAATAACCGAAGGGGATTTTGACGTTGAGATTAAGGTGACTAGCAAGGATGAACTATTTATCTTAGCTGAATCATTCAACACTATGTCTAGCACACTAAAACAATCCATTACTAAAATGGAAAGTGCACTACAAGTCAAAGGTGAGTTTCTAGCATCAATGAGCCATGAAATTCGCACCCCGATGAATGGTGTATTAGGCATGCTTGATCTATTACTGGGTTCCAAACTAGATAAAGAACAATATTATAAAGCTTATATTGCTCAATCAAGTGCCCAATCACTACTTATAATTATTAATGATATTCTTGATTTTTCTAAAATTGAAGCTGGTAAATTAACGGTCGAAAATATTCCCTTTAATTTACGAAAAACACTCGAGGAAATAACTGAAAGTTTAGCTTTTCAAGTACATCAAAAAGAGTTGGAATTAGTTTTAGATATAGTCAGCGTCGGTAATGTGCCAATTACAGGAGACGCGCATAGACTACGACAAATCTTAACGAACCTCATTGGTAACGCAATTAAATTTACCGATGCAGGTGAAGTTATTGTTCGCGCTGCAACTGAGCCACTCGATAATGGCAACCTGCAGCTTACCTGCCATATTATTGATACGGGCATTGGCATTCCCGCTGATAAGCAAGCCTCATTATTCAAATCATTTACCCAAGCAGATTCATCTATAACTCGCCAATATGGCGGAACAGGCTTGGGCTTGACTATCAGTCAACGCTTAGCAGAGTTAATGTCAGGTAGCGTTAACATGACCAGTGAAGTTGATAAGGGCAGTTGTTTCACCCTCACTATTCCTTTTAACGTGACTAACGAGCAACCTGTCGTTGTGCCATATATAAACCTAAGTGGGTTAAATATTTTAATCGTTGATGACAATGCTACCAGCCGGAAGGTATTACGTGGACTACTAGAGGGGTGGGGAGCCGTTGTCGTTGAAGCGATTAATGGCAAGCAAGCATTGCAAATTAGCGTAGCACGACTTGAACAATTGGATGAAAATTGCTTTGATATTGCATTTTTAGATATGAAAATGCCAGACATGGATGGCGCGGAATTAGGGACGAAATTACAAAACAACAATGCCTTTTCTAAAATGAAACTGATATTGATGACTTCTATCGATGAACTAGGTGAAAGTGAGTCTTTCTCTAATGTCGGCTTTAGTGATTATTTTGTTAAACCTGTGACCACGTCAGACTTAGTTTCTACGTTAGCAAGAATTAGGGAGAATGACGCGTCATTAAAGCCAATTCAGCTGCTTGCTCCCAGCTATGATATTAAATCTGTAAAGCAAAAGAAGGCTACTGAAAAACCATATTGGCTTAATGCCCCCCGCATATTGTTAGTCGAAGATAATAAAGTTAATCAGTTGGTGGCGAAATCCATATTGGTGAAATATAACCTAACGGTGGACATTGCTAATCATGGGGAGGAAGCGCTTTCTAAATTAAGAGTGTGTCATTACGACTTAGTGTTTATGGACTGCCAAATGCCCACAATGGATGGTTTTGAAGCGAGCAACAGAATTCGTTCAGGAGACGCTGGTAAATCAAATAGTGATATCGTGATTGTTGCTATGACAGCAAGTGCGATGCTCGGTGACAAAGATAAGTGTTTTAACGTTGGTATGAGTGATTACTTAAGCAAGCCCATCGATAATCAGAAGCTAGAAGGAGTATTAACCAAGTGGTTAAAACCTGAAAATTCTGATGATGACAGTATGAATAATTACTACTGA
- a CDS encoding universal stress protein: MSYNHILVAVDLTKSSEIVISKAVSLAKDNNAKLSFIYVDSSHLSIPGARPTSTSVMPEVDNGKEKQELCALADQLDYPVEHTLVVIGDLEVKLTTAVNQLGADLLVCGHHHDFWSRLLSSVKKLENTVNIDLLIVYLEK, from the coding sequence ATGAGCTATAACCATATATTAGTTGCTGTTGATTTAACTAAATCCAGTGAAATAGTGATCAGTAAAGCCGTCTCATTAGCAAAAGACAATAATGCTAAGCTTTCATTTATTTATGTTGATTCCAGTCATTTGAGTATTCCAGGGGCGAGGCCCACCTCAACTTCAGTTATGCCTGAAGTTGATAACGGAAAAGAGAAGCAAGAACTGTGCGCATTAGCTGATCAACTTGATTATCCCGTAGAACACACACTGGTTGTAATAGGTGATTTGGAAGTGAAATTAACAACAGCAGTCAATCAATTAGGTGCGGATTTACTAGTTTGTGGACACCATCATGATTTCTGGAGTCGTTTATTATCTTCAGTAAAAAAACTTGAAAACACCGTTAACATAGACTTATTAATTGTTTATCTTGAAAAATAA
- the mtgA gene encoding monofunctional biosynthetic peptidoglycan transglycosylase yields the protein MKNNRKSHQKSLKKRMLGYVVITFSSLFMASIMLTLPLRWLNPFTTTFIIQEMFADKKIISLDWVFYENIAKTLPIAIVASEDQKFPDHLGFDFDSLYKALTENRKQTRGASTISQQLVKNLYLWPGRSLLRKGLEAYFTILIEVFLPKRRILEIYLNVVEFAPAVYGVGVASRKLFSRSAAHITAHQAALLAAVLPNPKRMSAANPSSYVLSRAAQIKNAVRLLGGTAYLKNL from the coding sequence ATGAAAAATAACAGAAAGTCTCATCAGAAGAGTTTAAAAAAGCGCATGTTAGGTTATGTAGTGATTACTTTCTCTAGCTTGTTTATGGCTAGTATCATGCTGACCCTGCCTTTGCGTTGGTTGAATCCTTTTACCACCACCTTTATTATTCAAGAAATGTTTGCCGATAAAAAAATAATCTCTCTAGATTGGGTTTTTTACGAAAATATTGCTAAAACGCTGCCAATTGCGATCGTTGCATCGGAAGATCAGAAATTTCCCGACCATTTGGGTTTTGATTTTGATTCTCTTTATAAAGCATTAACAGAAAATCGAAAACAAACGCGCGGAGCGAGCACCATTAGCCAACAATTGGTTAAAAATCTTTATTTGTGGCCCGGACGAAGCCTACTTAGAAAAGGGTTAGAAGCATATTTCACCATCTTGATAGAGGTGTTTCTGCCGAAACGCAGAATTTTAGAAATTTATCTTAATGTGGTTGAATTTGCACCCGCAGTATATGGGGTCGGAGTTGCGAGTCGAAAATTATTTTCCCGTTCAGCCGCGCACATTACTGCTCATCAGGCCGCGCTGTTAGCTGCGGTATTACCCAATCCAAAGCGAATGTCTGCTGCAAACCCTTCTTCCTATGTGTTAAGCCGCGCGGCACAAATTAAAAACGCGGTGCGATTATTAGGCGGAACTGCTTACCTGAAAAATTTATAA
- a CDS encoding ankyrin repeat domain-containing protein → MLVKGMDVNAANSWGATALIAASQNGHTDTVKTLLANGADFNAQVEEGQTALTYASGNGHTSTVKALLESGADTDVKDILGATALIHSSVNGHTSIAKALLEWDADINMKDNLGSTALIYASMNGHTDIVIALLEMGADVNAKSDVIGTALSIAQNNNHKKIIDLLMKAGAKN, encoded by the coding sequence CTGCTTGTAAAGGGAATGGACGTAAATGCAGCAAATAGTTGGGGCGCAACGGCCCTCATAGCAGCTTCACAGAACGGCCATACTGATACTGTAAAGACTCTACTTGCTAATGGCGCAGATTTCAATGCACAAGTTGAGGAGGGGCAGACTGCCCTTACGTATGCCTCTGGGAACGGACATACCAGCACTGTGAAGGCTCTGCTTGAAAGTGGGGCAGATACTGATGTGAAAGATATTCTTGGTGCAACCGCCCTTATACATTCTTCAGTGAATGGACATACTAGTATTGCGAAAGCTCTACTTGAGTGGGATGCAGATATTAATATGAAAGACAACCTGGGCTCAACAGCACTTATATATGCTTCAATGAATGGCCATACCGATATTGTGATAGCTCTGCTTGAAATGGGGGCTGATGTTAATGCGAAAAGTGATGTCATTGGAACAGCACTGTCGATTGCTCAAAATAATAATCATAAAAAAATAATAGATTTACTCATGAAGGCGGGAGCAAAGAATTAA